One Mesorhizobium loti genomic window carries:
- a CDS encoding O-Antigen ligase — MIRDALLAFGVAMSYAVQLSIPGLPFGYSELFLSLWILLSITRILAGGRLEATPALAKLARFWLILTLTLGVGFIIGFLTTTLFLDPLLHDTMAYVLLACVTCLAAAEPNAALRLRRIAWWMIAVASAGFVVQLGLGFGWIHQSGVDPWYWDRFCGWSDNPNQLALYCALLGPLALHLATTTSNPWARCLGLCSLILTFYVGRLTKSDTYLYTTVLACLILLGLRVRAWLTSDGGKVSLPRQLALLLAVGFLPLAISMAPYALSEAASAEDFAKSLTKDKGGEATAETAALRLYLWEEALNKGAGSGSLGLGPGPHLDTPPVVNQQFLPRPFEAHSTILDLYTQGGLISVLALLWILGSAALSAWRARLDVLVALVASIAVFSAPHLIIRHPIVWFCLTLCLVAGMPQAIPATVRQRRY, encoded by the coding sequence ATGATCCGTGATGCGCTCCTGGCCTTCGGTGTCGCGATGTCCTACGCGGTGCAACTCAGCATCCCGGGGCTGCCGTTCGGCTATAGCGAACTGTTCCTCTCGCTCTGGATATTGCTGTCGATCACGCGGATCCTTGCAGGCGGCCGGCTTGAGGCTACGCCGGCCCTGGCCAAGCTTGCACGTTTCTGGCTGATCCTGACGCTTACCCTGGGCGTGGGGTTTATCATCGGCTTTCTGACGACCACACTGTTCCTCGATCCGTTGTTGCATGACACGATGGCGTACGTGCTGTTGGCCTGCGTTACCTGTCTGGCTGCAGCGGAGCCCAACGCGGCCCTCCGTTTACGCCGTATCGCCTGGTGGATGATCGCTGTCGCGAGTGCAGGCTTTGTCGTTCAGCTAGGGCTTGGTTTCGGCTGGATCCATCAGTCTGGCGTCGATCCCTGGTACTGGGACCGTTTCTGCGGTTGGTCCGACAATCCGAACCAGCTTGCGCTCTACTGCGCGCTGCTTGGTCCCTTGGCCCTGCATCTTGCCACGACCACCAGCAATCCTTGGGCAAGATGTCTCGGGTTGTGCAGCCTGATCCTCACCTTCTATGTCGGAAGGCTGACAAAGAGCGATACCTATCTCTATACGACTGTCCTGGCTTGCCTGATCCTTCTCGGACTGCGGGTCCGGGCCTGGCTGACAAGCGACGGCGGCAAGGTCAGCCTTCCACGGCAACTTGCCCTGCTGTTGGCCGTTGGATTCCTTCCGTTGGCCATATCAATGGCGCCTTACGCTCTCAGCGAGGCCGCCAGCGCCGAAGACTTCGCCAAGAGCCTCACCAAGGACAAGGGCGGGGAAGCGACCGCGGAAACCGCGGCACTTCGCCTCTACCTCTGGGAGGAGGCATTGAACAAGGGAGCAGGATCCGGATCTCTGGGTCTCGGTCCAGGCCCGCACCTTGATACTCCCCCCGTCGTCAATCAGCAGTTTCTGCCGCGGCCTTTCGAAGCCCATAGTACAATCCTCGATCTCTACACTCAGGGCGGCCTGATTTCAGTCCTGGCCCTGCTGTGGATCCTTGGCTCGGCCGCCTTGTCAGCGTGGCGTGCGAGACTGGACGTCCTCGTGGCGCTCGTAGCCTCGATCGCTGTCTTCAGTGCTCCGCACCTGATCATCCGCCATCCGATCGTGTGGTTCTGTCTGACCCTGTGCCTCGTCGCTGGAATGCCGCAGGCGATCCCCGCGACCGTTCGCCAGAGGAGATATTAG
- a CDS encoding sugar transferase, whose product MSPHLVCVGGEDHRLRIPFLLALRERGFRVTAVSSDAGGAFSPHGIAHHRLAFDRFASGGGEWGAVNAVRKLMSELRPDIVQSFDTKPNLLTPLAVRGQVPVIRTINGLGWTFSSREPRALALRPVFCGLQWLASLWTATTVFQNRDDQAFFERYRLVGHGKGRLIRSSGIDPNAFSTARYRGPSATTMREDLGLQSAEVIIFVGRLTRQKGIPTLIKAVPRVLSKRPNARFVLVGPQDSEGPFAVSRSDIEQYAPHVIALGPRRDVPALLGMADLFAFPTQYREGIPRVLLEAGLSGLPIVASRMPGCNDVVEDGWNGYLVAPRDADGLASRIVDVLSDRARGKIMGSRSVGLVRERFSLSWVVDQYCDLYKTVLDGKYRGSLARSAPAILREEGARNPRLGEARQ is encoded by the coding sequence ATGAGTCCGCATCTGGTTTGCGTTGGAGGCGAGGATCACCGGCTTAGAATCCCGTTCCTTCTGGCGCTGCGTGAAAGGGGCTTTCGGGTCACTGCCGTCTCGAGCGATGCCGGAGGCGCCTTTTCACCCCATGGCATTGCGCATCACCGGCTTGCTTTCGACCGCTTTGCCAGTGGCGGTGGAGAATGGGGTGCAGTCAACGCTGTCCGCAAATTGATGTCCGAACTGCGTCCCGACATCGTTCAAAGTTTCGACACCAAGCCCAACCTCCTGACCCCTTTGGCCGTGCGCGGGCAGGTTCCGGTCATTCGCACCATCAATGGGCTTGGCTGGACATTCTCGTCACGGGAACCGCGGGCACTGGCCCTGCGTCCGGTCTTTTGCGGCCTTCAGTGGCTGGCGTCACTTTGGACAGCCACGACCGTGTTCCAAAATCGCGACGATCAGGCCTTCTTCGAGCGCTATCGGCTGGTGGGCCACGGCAAGGGGCGGCTGATCCGGAGCTCCGGCATCGACCCGAATGCATTCTCGACCGCAAGGTATCGTGGCCCTTCGGCCACCACGATGCGCGAGGACCTTGGGCTGCAGTCTGCCGAGGTCATAATCTTTGTCGGTCGGCTGACTCGCCAGAAGGGGATCCCGACCCTCATCAAGGCGGTTCCCCGCGTCCTCTCCAAGAGGCCCAACGCGCGTTTCGTGCTTGTCGGTCCGCAAGACTCCGAAGGTCCGTTTGCGGTCAGCAGGTCCGATATCGAGCAATATGCTCCTCATGTCATAGCCCTGGGGCCAAGGCGGGACGTTCCTGCCCTGCTTGGCATGGCGGATCTGTTCGCGTTTCCAACGCAGTATCGCGAAGGTATTCCGCGCGTCCTGCTGGAAGCAGGATTGTCCGGATTGCCAATCGTCGCTTCGAGAATGCCCGGCTGCAATGACGTGGTTGAAGATGGCTGGAATGGCTACCTCGTCGCGCCGCGCGATGCGGATGGCCTGGCATCCAGAATAGTCGATGTTCTGTCCGATCGCGCCCGTGGCAAGATCATGGGCAGCCGTTCCGTCGGCCTGGTGCGTGAGCGCTTTTCGCTGTCGTGGGTCGTCGACCAGTATTGCGACCTATACAAGACCGTGCTCGACGGCAAATACCGCGGCAGCCTTGCTCGATCAGCGCCCGCGATCTTGAGGGAAGAGGGTGCGCGGAACCCCCGGCTGGGTGAGGCGCGGCAATGA
- a CDS encoding peptide synthetase-like protein produces MGDDFSEKSAFFHLERIVEKYPDKIAISDGSKSLSFSELLNAVQTLAGAIAGSAPPGKAVGLLIGNTLWYPVAMLAAMRAGRPAVPLNPRDPFQRLAAIATSARLAAIVKPGPGKPPGWPDASSLEWIDAASCMAATPDGSLPALPSEVSIDAPAIVLYTSGSTGAPKGVVNSQRAILQRVQQYVDACHFGPDDVFMPLTGPATIAGCREMMTPMLCGATLYLSDIESVGIRAVRENFEKWRVTVVYLVPALLRVLMNGAAPNAFSSLRIVRVGGEKILWSDIDRLRDNVPESCLVQISYSSTETTGTQWFLPRDYPERGATVPVGFVLPGIEYTVVDENACEVAPGDEGELLIRGNYTTLGYWTDGENVPLQANSGNPRLRTFATGDLVKVDDTGMMWIVGRKGRQIKINGRRVEPAELELVLRRAPQVNDAVAVVTDANELVAFVVPARPGGGELIAELREMIRAALPPAVHPTRLHSIAEIPQLKGGKVDGVKLRELDRALKAQDAHDMPIAGQAANPLDIEGTAAAVWERILPGKRAAGSRWDDAGGDSLKLLQFVMELETALGRELNLDAFTVGMSFADVVRAASPGQDTKGALVEASDPRPILFIVPGSIGYGPSLAAFGVEMSNVARVVAVRYGDLNDLLKGHGTIPRMVDAVVDQINQAQPDGNVNLIGYSLGGGVAFEVAAKLVAAGRSITFLGILDTNIGPGQHNYRETLARTAQRIHTHRVTVDRMLLRAIAKIFARFGAEALLARGIDWLKWKTFARTRFILRLELEEILRMRAFAQWLAQPRTVLPITATLFRCRRKGVPTDLGWSASLAGLSIVPIVGGHLDMLVEPYLSHNRPLIERAFLVSGA; encoded by the coding sequence ATGGGCGACGACTTCTCCGAAAAATCGGCGTTCTTTCACCTGGAGCGGATTGTCGAAAAATACCCGGACAAGATCGCGATCAGCGACGGCTCCAAATCCCTCAGCTTTTCGGAACTGCTGAACGCAGTCCAAACCCTGGCGGGTGCGATTGCTGGTTCGGCCCCACCGGGTAAGGCGGTCGGGCTTCTTATCGGAAATACCCTCTGGTATCCGGTGGCCATGCTGGCCGCCATGCGGGCTGGCAGGCCCGCCGTGCCGTTGAACCCCCGGGATCCGTTTCAGCGCCTCGCTGCAATTGCCACCAGCGCGCGGCTGGCCGCGATCGTCAAGCCAGGGCCGGGCAAGCCGCCAGGCTGGCCCGATGCCTCCTCACTCGAATGGATCGATGCGGCGAGTTGCATGGCCGCGACGCCGGATGGCAGCTTGCCGGCGTTGCCGTCCGAAGTGTCGATCGATGCCCCGGCAATCGTTCTCTACACGTCAGGCAGCACCGGGGCGCCGAAGGGCGTCGTGAACAGCCAGCGGGCGATCCTCCAACGCGTTCAGCAATATGTGGATGCCTGCCACTTCGGTCCCGACGACGTGTTCATGCCGCTGACCGGACCGGCAACGATCGCGGGATGCCGCGAGATGATGACCCCGATGCTGTGCGGCGCCACACTGTACCTCTCCGATATCGAAAGCGTCGGCATTCGCGCCGTCCGCGAAAATTTCGAGAAATGGCGGGTAACGGTCGTCTATCTCGTGCCGGCGCTGCTGCGTGTGTTGATGAATGGTGCTGCGCCCAATGCATTCTCTTCCTTGCGGATCGTGCGGGTTGGCGGAGAAAAGATCCTTTGGTCCGACATCGATCGGCTCCGCGACAACGTTCCCGAGTCCTGCCTTGTCCAGATCAGCTATTCGTCCACGGAAACGACGGGCACGCAATGGTTCCTGCCGAGGGACTACCCGGAACGGGGCGCAACGGTCCCGGTTGGCTTCGTCCTACCCGGCATCGAATACACCGTCGTGGATGAGAACGCATGCGAGGTCGCCCCGGGCGATGAAGGAGAGCTGCTGATCAGAGGCAACTACACCACGCTCGGCTATTGGACGGATGGGGAAAACGTCCCTCTTCAGGCGAACTCCGGCAATCCCCGGCTTCGAACCTTCGCAACGGGCGATCTGGTCAAGGTCGACGATACCGGAATGATGTGGATCGTCGGGCGAAAGGGACGCCAGATCAAAATAAACGGGCGACGGGTCGAACCGGCCGAGTTGGAGCTCGTCTTGCGCCGAGCGCCTCAGGTGAATGATGCCGTTGCGGTGGTGACGGACGCGAACGAACTGGTGGCTTTTGTCGTCCCCGCGAGACCTGGCGGAGGCGAACTCATTGCTGAATTGCGCGAGATGATCAGGGCGGCTCTGCCGCCGGCGGTTCATCCAACGCGACTGCACAGCATTGCCGAGATCCCGCAGCTCAAGGGCGGCAAGGTCGACGGCGTCAAGTTGCGGGAACTGGACCGCGCACTGAAGGCGCAAGACGCCCATGACATGCCCATCGCCGGGCAGGCAGCGAACCCGCTTGATATCGAAGGCACCGCGGCGGCCGTATGGGAGAGGATTCTTCCGGGCAAAAGGGCAGCTGGCAGTCGCTGGGACGATGCCGGTGGCGATTCATTGAAGCTGCTACAATTCGTCATGGAACTTGAGACGGCTCTGGGGCGGGAACTCAACCTGGACGCGTTCACGGTCGGGATGAGCTTTGCCGATGTCGTCAGGGCAGCGTCTCCAGGGCAAGACACAAAAGGCGCGCTTGTCGAGGCCTCCGACCCCAGGCCCATTTTGTTCATCGTGCCCGGATCGATCGGCTACGGTCCAAGCCTGGCGGCCTTCGGTGTCGAGATGAGCAATGTCGCCAGGGTGGTTGCCGTGCGCTACGGGGATTTGAACGACCTGCTGAAGGGACATGGCACCATACCGCGGATGGTGGATGCGGTCGTCGACCAGATCAACCAGGCCCAACCGGACGGCAATGTGAATCTGATCGGTTATTCGCTTGGCGGCGGCGTCGCGTTCGAGGTTGCCGCTAAACTCGTTGCCGCCGGTCGATCGATCACGTTCCTGGGAATACTCGACACCAATATCGGCCCTGGGCAGCACAATTACCGTGAAACTCTCGCACGCACCGCTCAGCGCATCCACACCCACAGAGTGACGGTGGATCGCATGCTTTTGCGGGCTATCGCCAAGATATTTGCCAGATTTGGTGCCGAGGCGTTGCTCGCGAGAGGCATCGACTGGCTGAAATGGAAGACCTTCGCCAGAACGCGGTTCATTTTGCGCCTCGAGCTCGAGGAAATCCTGCGGATGCGCGCATTTGCCCAGTGGCTCGCGCAACCAAGGACGGTGCTGCCGATTACCGCCACCCTGTTTCGATGCAGGCGTAAAGGCGTTCCGACAGATCTTGGCTGGAGTGCTTCCCTGGCCGGTCTGAGCATAGTCCCGATCGTCGGCGGGCATCTCGATATGCTGGTTGAACCCTACCTCAGCCACAACCGGCCGCTGATAGAAAGAGCCTTTCTGGTGAGCGGCGCATAG
- a CDS encoding HlyA protein, whose protein sequence is MTTLHYASGGSASEVTTAGFNLVDVSSVDQLNALPAGTKGLVWLNEANGATSSFIQKVTPFIGNPNLFGFFLVDEPDPTGKWGTYATAANLRAESDWIHTNLPGAKTFITMMNMGSSANPDFSNTYNPANTHIDYYGLDPYPVRTGISTVDYNMIDRTVAAAVASGIPVNQIVPVYQTFGGGSFTTDTGGQYVLPTVTQEQTMLDHWAKLVPSPAFDYAYAWGSQQGDTALGSSSALQALFLQHNQSTTSTPSTGDTTGTTTPPTSTVPPPSTVPPTTDHTFYGTGGADVLHGTTGVDTMIGGGYNDTYYVDNAGDKVVELNGGGNDTVLASVSYVLSAGSEIEHLATTNKSGTAPINLKGNEFSQTVDGNAGNNYINGGGGKDVLTGNGGADVFVFKSALNSSNIDKITDFNVAQDKILLDHTVFTGLQGSTLQGTPLTTSAFYVGKGAHDSSDHIIYNSSTGALSFDPDGSGGAHQIQFATLAPHLSLTASSFLVM, encoded by the coding sequence ATGACAACCCTCCACTACGCCTCGGGTGGGTCGGCCTCCGAGGTCACAACCGCCGGATTCAATCTTGTCGACGTTTCATCCGTGGACCAACTCAACGCCCTGCCTGCCGGCACGAAAGGTCTGGTCTGGCTCAATGAAGCCAATGGCGCAACCTCGTCATTCATCCAGAAGGTCACGCCTTTCATCGGCAATCCGAACCTGTTTGGCTTTTTCCTCGTCGATGAACCGGACCCCACCGGCAAATGGGGAACCTACGCCACCGCCGCGAATCTGAGGGCGGAATCCGACTGGATCCACACCAACCTGCCCGGCGCCAAGACCTTCATCACCATGATGAATATGGGGTCCTCCGCAAATCCTGATTTTTCAAACACCTACAATCCCGCCAACACCCATATCGACTATTACGGCCTGGATCCCTATCCGGTGCGCACCGGGATAAGCACGGTCGACTACAACATGATCGACAGGACCGTGGCCGCGGCTGTCGCCTCGGGCATCCCGGTCAACCAGATCGTCCCGGTCTACCAGACGTTCGGGGGCGGCAGTTTCACCACCGATACGGGCGGCCAATATGTCCTTCCCACCGTTACCCAGGAACAGACCATGCTGGATCACTGGGCCAAGCTGGTTCCGTCGCCCGCTTTCGACTATGCCTATGCGTGGGGTTCTCAACAGGGCGATACGGCGCTTGGCAGCTCGTCGGCACTGCAGGCCCTCTTCCTTCAGCACAACCAGAGCACCACCAGCACGCCTTCGACCGGCGATACGACTGGCACCACCACGCCCCCCACCAGCACCGTGCCCCCTCCCAGCACTGTGCCTCCGACCACCGATCACACCTTCTACGGCACGGGCGGCGCGGATGTGCTTCACGGCACCACCGGCGTCGACACCATGATCGGTGGCGGTTACAACGATACCTATTATGTCGACAACGCCGGCGACAAGGTGGTGGAACTGAACGGCGGCGGCAACGATACCGTGCTGGCATCGGTGAGTTATGTATTGTCGGCCGGCTCGGAGATCGAACATCTCGCCACCACGAACAAGTCCGGCACCGCCCCCATCAATCTCAAAGGAAACGAGTTCTCCCAAACCGTAGACGGCAATGCCGGCAACAACTACATCAACGGCGGTGGAGGGAAAGACGTTCTCACGGGAAATGGGGGCGCGGATGTTTTTGTCTTCAAATCCGCCCTCAACTCCAGCAATATCGACAAGATCACCGACTTCAATGTGGCCCAGGACAAGATCCTGCTCGACCACACTGTGTTTACCGGCCTTCAAGGCAGCACCCTTCAAGGCACCCCCCTTACCACCTCGGCATTCTACGTCGGCAAGGGTGCGCATGACAGCAGCGACCACATTATCTACAACAGTTCGACCGGCGCCCTCTCTTTCGACCCCGATGGCTCGGGCGGCGCGCATCAGATCCAGTTTGCCACTCTTGCTCCGCATCTGTCGTTGACGGCGTCTTCGTTCCTCGTCATGTGA
- a CDS encoding LuxR family transcriptional regulator has translation MSTLVVADPRGVYLAGLESVLHKAGHDVVAQCRRPVDVVPHVERHRPDIVIVGLDITDPQAAGLSSRLKACNSALGIIFIVQPHGRLDIKEIQVLNGDGLLLDGISHRYLIECVNAVAAGKKWIDNKIVQQLLMPRSQPQSKSRLTGRESEIADLVSRGLRNKTIAQRLHVSEGTVKMHLHHVYEKLHLGGRAELAWVAHGKDADHPGMGRTGLL, from the coding sequence ATGTCGACTCTGGTTGTGGCGGACCCGCGGGGGGTGTATCTCGCCGGTCTGGAATCGGTTCTGCATAAGGCTGGACACGATGTTGTCGCCCAGTGCCGCCGCCCTGTCGACGTTGTCCCCCATGTGGAGCGCCATCGGCCCGATATCGTCATCGTCGGCCTGGACATCACCGACCCGCAAGCAGCCGGTCTTTCCTCCCGGCTGAAGGCCTGCAACAGCGCCCTCGGCATCATCTTCATCGTGCAGCCACATGGCAGGCTCGACATCAAGGAGATACAGGTGCTGAACGGCGACGGTCTGCTGCTCGACGGCATCAGTCACCGCTATCTCATCGAATGCGTGAATGCGGTAGCGGCCGGCAAGAAGTGGATCGACAACAAGATCGTCCAGCAATTGCTGATGCCCCGATCTCAGCCCCAGTCGAAATCCAGGCTGACCGGGCGGGAGAGCGAGATCGCCGACCTCGTCTCGCGCGGGTTGCGCAACAAAACCATCGCACAGCGGCTGCATGTATCCGAGGGCACGGTGAAGATGCACCTGCATCACGTCTACGAGAAGCTGCACCTCGGCGGCCGGGCGGAATTGGCCTGGGTAGCGCATGGCAAAGATGCCGACCACCCGGGAATGGGCCGAACCGGCCTGCTCTGA
- a CDS encoding Structural toxin protein RtxA has product MALDITTQDIIIDETTGLQDDDVNSSVPPHNNATVQYLLGLDAAGGLPSPEVAFQSNFVVASANAGETITSVVLTQSASGTPFSTTVGVNSGIQTVDGNYVWLFQDATHANVVIGVIGTSDPLAEPAETGPLAFSLGLINTSATNADLYTVEYVPLLHPDTTNPDDRINLADKVFASVTGTSVNNFLGSAAAPGNHDFYLINSSNDASKQLLVIGLNGGTANVSTQGFGVDNQSINPNETLQADFVTGGNLNAGTAAQIQYGAHIETITQAGFTINQITPSTPTARVDISISAFNNTGNEQGTDFFDGTATSSVDITSIKLTGTSGFASVITADGTYATGAGNVTITGLTGSGNTVTITGLDNVTTVDVTTAGPMDRLQVKGVDANEGCDISEFHFSSTSTNAYSEEVGSHINFDDDGPSISTTGTEPTLTVDETVLATNDTRSFAANFSSAFGADGAGTLTYALGFNAGSTGIVDTLTGEAVVLSLNGGVVEGRTATTNALVFTVSVSAAGNVTLDQLRAVVHPTADPDESKTLTADNLVQLTATITDKDGDHQSATLNIGQNLIFKDDGPSISTTGTEPTLTVDETVLATNDTQSFAANFSSAFGADGAGTLTYALGFNAGSTGIVDTLTGEAVVLSLNVASSKVAPPPPTPSSSPSPSAPPAASPSISSARWCIRPPTPTRARP; this is encoded by the coding sequence ATGGCACTCGACATCACAACTCAAGACATCATCATCGACGAAACCACCGGCCTTCAGGACGATGACGTTAACTCGTCCGTCCCGCCGCACAACAACGCCACGGTCCAATATCTCCTGGGTCTCGACGCCGCAGGCGGGCTGCCCTCACCGGAGGTCGCCTTCCAAAGCAACTTCGTGGTGGCTTCGGCGAACGCTGGCGAAACCATCACCTCGGTTGTTCTCACGCAGAGCGCGTCCGGGACCCCGTTTTCCACCACCGTCGGCGTGAACAGCGGCATTCAGACGGTCGACGGCAATTATGTCTGGCTGTTCCAGGATGCAACCCATGCGAACGTCGTGATCGGCGTCATCGGTACCTCCGACCCGCTCGCGGAGCCCGCCGAGACCGGGCCGCTCGCCTTCTCGCTTGGGCTGATCAACACCAGCGCTACCAATGCGGACCTCTACACGGTCGAGTATGTGCCGTTGCTCCATCCGGACACGACCAACCCGGACGACCGCATCAATCTGGCCGACAAGGTGTTCGCATCGGTCACCGGAACCTCCGTGAACAATTTCCTGGGCTCGGCCGCCGCGCCCGGCAATCATGATTTCTACCTGATCAATTCATCCAATGATGCTTCCAAGCAGCTTCTGGTGATCGGTTTGAACGGTGGCACCGCCAACGTGAGCACGCAGGGCTTCGGCGTCGACAACCAGAGCATCAATCCGAACGAAACGCTGCAGGCCGATTTTGTGACCGGCGGCAATCTGAACGCCGGCACCGCCGCGCAAATCCAGTATGGCGCCCATATCGAGACCATCACCCAGGCCGGGTTCACGATCAACCAGATCACGCCTTCCACTCCGACTGCGCGTGTGGACATCAGCATCAGCGCCTTCAACAATACCGGCAACGAGCAAGGCACGGACTTCTTTGACGGCACCGCGACCAGCTCCGTGGACATCACCAGCATCAAGTTGACGGGTACATCGGGATTTGCCTCCGTCATCACCGCTGATGGCACTTATGCGACGGGGGCCGGCAACGTCACGATCACCGGCCTCACCGGGAGCGGGAACACCGTCACCATCACCGGGCTCGACAACGTCACCACCGTCGATGTCACCACCGCCGGCCCGATGGATAGGTTGCAGGTCAAGGGGGTGGATGCGAACGAAGGGTGCGATATTAGCGAGTTCCATTTCTCTTCGACGAGCACCAACGCCTACAGCGAAGAGGTCGGCTCCCACATCAACTTCGATGACGACGGGCCGAGCATCTCGACCACCGGCACCGAGCCGACATTGACCGTCGACGAGACGGTGCTGGCCACCAACGACACGCGGAGCTTTGCCGCCAATTTCAGCTCGGCCTTCGGCGCCGACGGCGCCGGCACGCTCACCTATGCACTGGGCTTCAACGCCGGCTCAACCGGCATCGTCGATACGCTAACCGGAGAGGCGGTTGTCCTCTCGCTCAATGGTGGCGTCGTCGAAGGTCGCACCGCCACCACCAACGCCCTCGTCTTCACCGTCTCCGTCAGCGCCGCCGGCAACGTCACCCTCGATCAGCTCCGCGCGGTGGTGCATCCGACCGCCGACCCCGACGAGAGCAAGACCCTGACCGCCGACAATCTGGTCCAGCTCACCGCCACCATCACCGACAAGGACGGCGACCACCAGTCGGCCACCCTCAACATCGGCCAGAACCTCATCTTCAAGGATGACGGGCCGAGCATCTCGACCACCGGCACCGAGCCGACATTGACCGTCGACGAGACGGTTCTGGCCACCAACGACACGCAGAGCTTTGCCGCCAATTTCAGCTCGGCCTTCGGCGCCGACGGCGCCGGCACGCTCACCTATGCACTGGGCTTCAACGCCGGCTCAACCGGCATCGTCGATACGCTAACCGGTGAGGCGGTTGTCCTCTCGCTCAATGTGGCGTCGTCGAAGGTCGCACCGCCACCACCAACGCCCTCGTCTTCACCGTCTCCGTCAGCGCCGCCGGCAGCGTCACCCTCGATCAGCTCCGCGCGGTGGTGCATCCGACCGCCGACCCCGACGAGAGCAAGACCCTGA